The nucleotide sequence AAAGAACGATCTCAAAAATTTTGTTAATTTCTACCTTGTACATGGACTTCCATTACCTAATAGAAAAACTATTTATGTTGAAAAAGATAAAAATGAGATAATTTACGCAACGCTTATCAACGAGAAAGTCTCAAATACACTAGCTCATTTACTTCTATATTTAGCAACGAAAGATCTTTCACTAAATGTTTCAGTTAGATCTTCTATATACGGTTTCTCCATAAGAGGAGTAGAAAATGATCTAATGAGCGAGATAGTGAATATGAATGAGGATGAACTAAGGAAACTAATTATAAAGTCTATCATGAGATCTCCTTTGTTTTATACGGTATTGAAAGAAATTAAATACAGTTTCGGCAAGATAGGAAATGTCTCACTTCATGATGATAAGTTATTAATTAAAGAGGCAATAAAACAGACAGTATATAAGTATTTCAGCATTAAAAATACATTAAAATATATTAAAATGATAAAGAACAAAGATATCGATATCATACATATAGAGGGAATCTCTCCGCTTGGAAGAGCTGTACTTAATCATACCCCACTTAGACCATGGATTACAGATCTAAGCATAAGGATTTATCAGGCAATGAAAGGAGGAGCGTATACCGTAAGCGAGTTATCTGAAATGCTAGGAATTTCAGAAAAGAGCCTGGAAAGTAGATTAAAGAAGATGAGAAAGTATGACTCAAAATACAGAACATGTAATTTTATAGACATAGATACGAAAGATATGAGATGGGTATTATTAGAGGATTTTGAAGAGATAGTAGAGACAGGAGACTACTATAACTCTTTTGAACCTATAAAACTTGACGAGACATATGTTGCAGTAATCAGACCTATTAACAATGAAGGAAATATTGAAATTGTATTTAGAGTTAAGGAATTAGTGGAAAACCCTGAAAATGTTACGAGAAGAATACCTTACGATGAAGTTTTTGAATTGAAACTAAAAGACCCAAGTGATCCACTTGTTATGTCTATATCTCCTAGGTACTACTTCGTTAATAAAAATGTAATAAAGTTTTTAATTTTAAATGCAGTTAGCTACATACAGAATACCAGGTTTGGATGATGAGGCCCTTTCAATAGATTGGTGATAAAGGCCCGTGTTTCTGATGTAAACATAAAGCACAGATTTATTTTTCCACATGTCTCATTTTTAAACGACCCATAAATGTCCACAAAAAAACCAAATGAAATCGTTATTACCAAATCTAAAAGAATAGAGGATTATGTACTAGATACGATAATACTCTTTAACCAAGGATACGAAGAGGTAGAAATAAGAGGAAGTGGTCAGGAGATAAATAAAGCTATAGAAGTTTATAACCAACTAGTTGATAGGCTGAAAGAGGGTGTAAGATTAGAAAAAGTAGATATAGGGAGTGAAGTTAAAGATAGACGCAGAATATCATACATATTGCTCCGACTGAAGAGGATTTACTAATTTAATATTCTTAATCTCATTCAGCAGATCCATAATGACGTCTTCTGCACTTAATTCATTTCTGTTAATCTTATCTATCTTTGTGATCAAATGACTAGTTCTGCTCTCACTCACCATATCTGAGAAATACTTGTTAAGGATTTCATAAACTTTCTGACCTTTATTAGTAGCTATTAAGAATGACCTCTTCTTACTCTCCACTACGTATCCATGTCTTATTAATGATTGGACAGTTCTAACATACGTACTTGGTCTACCTATATTCGTATCTTTCATCAATCTTATTACGTCCGCATAGGTTAGTAAAGATACTAATGAGCCCTTTCTTATTCTAGTTGTTAAGTGGCTCTCGTCTAAATTATAAACTCTTATTCCGTATATGGAAGAGAAACCTCCATGCACTTTTGTAGGAAGCTCTACCGTGTATAACTCACCATTAATGTTTATCTCATAGGTCGTATATGTTGCGGTAGCAGACGACATCTGACTTCCTATAAACCTCCTAAATATAAGATCGTATAACCTATAATGTGCCCATGTAAACTTTATGCCAAATTGGAATGGATTTTCTTCAATCTCTTTCCTTAGTTCCTCTACGTCCATTGATCTCGTTGGTCTTATAGCTTCATGTGCTCCTTCATTACCCCAGCTTCTGCCTACAAAATCATTGCTACCTATTTTTTCCAAATATTCTCTAGCTATAGAAATTCCGTAAGGCGAAATATGTATACTGTCTGTCCTATGGTACGTTATAAGCCCAGCTTCAAATAATTCTTGAGCTACCTTCATAGCTAATGAACTATTAATCCTGAATTTACTGTAAGCGTCAATTAGCAGTGAGTCTGTAGTAAATGGAGGTAGAGGGTCTATAGTTGAGGTTCTCTCGGCAATCTTCGTAACCTTTACGTTTAATTGGCTAATGAAAGTTTCTGCATCTTTCTTAGTCTTGAAGAATTTTCTTACAACATAATCTCCAATGTTTATGTCTACCACGTATCCAATGTTTGCCTTATACTCTGAGGTTTTTCCTACAACCCACTTTAAGACTGGACCCTGAACTCTTCCTGTACCATTATTGTTATCATTAAGTGCTGATCTAAGTACACTACTCAGCTCAAACCCTATCCATCTATCTTCAATTCTTCTAGCGATCTGAGCCTTAACTAAACTCTCATTTATTTTGGCTTTGCTTTTTATAGCGTTAAGAACTGCTGTTTTAGTTATTTCATTATAAGATATTCTAAAGATATTTTGATTATATGGTGATATTAGAGAGTAGATATCATAAGCTATTTTTTCTCCCTCTTGATCAGGATCAGTAGCTATATAAACCTCATCTACTTCTGTACTAATGAGCCTTATAGCGTTTACAATCTTCTCAGAGGAATTTATCATACTCGATCCACAGTAGGGACAAGTGGATACTTTCTTGGTTATTGTTTTTCCGCAACTCATGCATCTATATAGGGGAGAATAGTTGACAACTATGTCCTTATCGTTAATTTCGACGCCATAATAACCTAATTCTTCGGTGGTGAGATCAGTTAGGTGACCCTTAGAGGCTATTATATTAGTATATATGATAGTATTACTATGATCATCTATAATTATGGTTTCGTACACTGGTATTCCATATATTTCTCTCCTGACTCCTCTACCAAAAATCTTGGATATAGTTCTAGCTTTAGTAGGTGACTCTACAACCAATAGGGCTGTTTTAAAGTTCATACTTCTGCCTCCAGAACCATCACTTCTACTCTTGTTCAACTTCTCTCTTACTTCGTCAAGTTTTAGCTCGTCGAAATTCATAAAGGTGACCTCGGCTATGCGTCTTAACTTCTTATTGAGAATATCAAATAATTCCAAATCATCAACAAGAACTACGCTTAAACCTAGTGTGAGACCGCCATTCATGATTCTACTACTTCTACCAGAACCTTGTATGTATGTTATTATATCTGGGAAGAATATGTAGTGTTTATTCGTATCTTTCTTTATGACGAAAGAATCTGATACTAATTTATCGATCTTGTTCGCTTTTATAGTATCTAATATAATATCCTTAAGTTTTGTTAAATCTTCTACTAAGTCACCTAGTTTTCCATTTAACGAAACTTTATTTCGTAATGCTATTTTTACAGCTTGAAGTTCTGCAGGACTCAAATAAATGAGTCTCTTTCTATATTCTGTAACATCTAATTTTAACAACTCTCCTATTTTTAATGCGGTTAATGGATTATTTAGAGAGTCCTCTAAAGGTAGCTTAGTTTTAGGAACACCATAAAATATGACATATTTTAGCCTTTTTGGTTCATCTATTCCCCTAACTGCAACTCCGTAATAGCTAGCTGAGCCAACAAGAAAATCCACATCACCATTACTAAACTTTTCCAAGAATTTCCTCCCTGATATAGCCTTCATAGCTCTATATCCTTCCGCGTTTAGATTGTCAGTTATTTGGTCAACGTATTTCTTGCCATAATCTTTACTAACTAAAATAAGACCCCCTACATCCCCGATTTCCTTAACTAGTTCATTTACGTTATTGGAGTAGGTAAAACTATCTATAACGTTTCTATTATATATCTGTATGGTAGACGGCTCAAACCCTACTAAAAATCTTAACGCCATCTGCTTATATCCTTTAGGTTTTAATGTAGCACTGGAAACTATAAACTGCACAGATGATTTATATCCTAGGATTTTCGATTCTAACTCCCTTACCTGATTTATCAAATCCTCGTCTTCTTTAAACCTTAACATTCTTTTGAGCCTTAACATCTTTATAGTATCGTCGAAAACTTCCTGAGGGATCTGAAGAACTTTAGCTA is from Sulfolobus acidocaldarius DSM 639 and encodes:
- a CDS encoding ribonuclease P subunit p25 family protein; protein product: MSTKKPNEIVITKSKRIEDYVLDTIILFNQGYEEVEIRGSGQEINKAIEVYNQLVDRLKEGVRLEKVDIGSEVKDRRRISYILLRLKRIY
- the rgy gene encoding reverse gyrase, whose product is MLKVNYLFGCPNCNGSISVDRLHAGIPCETCLPGAVEKLDIRTIYDLLVKYSTLKGYSELYMDLEMYDDILRLFKKIVGGEPWSLQRYWLNKLVRGESFSLSAPTGVGKTTTLIVYSVYSHTTSLFVVPTKSLRDQICEKLKKIGHLVSCNKPEEDKVNVVTFHSINKNIDEFVRIKPKLLMVDDADMILKSGKTTERIAKVLQIPQEVFDDTIKMLRLKRMLRFKEDEDLINQVRELESKILGYKSSVQFIVSSATLKPKGYKQMALRFLVGFEPSTIQIYNRNVIDSFTYSNNVNELVKEIGDVGGLILVSKDYGKKYVDQITDNLNAEGYRAMKAISGRKFLEKFSNGDVDFLVGSASYYGVAVRGIDEPKRLKYVIFYGVPKTKLPLEDSLNNPLTALKIGELLKLDVTEYRKRLIYLSPAELQAVKIALRNKVSLNGKLGDLVEDLTKLKDIILDTIKANKIDKLVSDSFVIKKDTNKHYIFFPDIITYIQGSGRSSRIMNGGLTLGLSVVLVDDLELFDILNKKLRRIAEVTFMNFDELKLDEVREKLNKSRSDGSGGRSMNFKTALLVVESPTKARTISKIFGRGVRREIYGIPVYETIIIDDHSNTIIYTNIIASKGHLTDLTTEELGYYGVEINDKDIVVNYSPLYRCMSCGKTITKKVSTCPYCGSSMINSSEKIVNAIRLISTEVDEVYIATDPDQEGEKIAYDIYSLISPYNQNIFRISYNEITKTAVLNAIKSKAKINESLVKAQIARRIEDRWIGFELSSVLRSALNDNNNGTGRVQGPVLKWVVGKTSEYKANIGYVVDINIGDYVVRKFFKTKKDAETFISQLNVKVTKIAERTSTIDPLPPFTTDSLLIDAYSKFRINSSLAMKVAQELFEAGLITYHRTDSIHISPYGISIAREYLEKIGSNDFVGRSWGNEGAHEAIRPTRSMDVEELRKEIEENPFQFGIKFTWAHYRLYDLIFRRFIGSQMSSATATYTTYEININGELYTVELPTKVHGGFSSIYGIRVYNLDESHLTTRIRKGSLVSLLTYADVIRLMKDTNIGRPSTYVRTVQSLIRHGYVVESKKRSFLIATNKGQKVYEILNKYFSDMVSESRTSHLITKIDKINRNELSAEDVIMDLLNEIKNIKLVNPLQSEQYV